Proteins encoded by one window of Anopheles maculipalpis chromosome 2RL, idAnoMacuDA_375_x, whole genome shotgun sequence:
- the LOC126568284 gene encoding uncharacterized protein LOC126568284 isoform X2 has protein sequence MCHPRSYGGPDIDQTAASFASDGTANRTAANTYKRTAPQTNRMLQTWKGDPTPSLATSDTGRAGTVPSVRRKVRPQRIHHHRTGDVRVGRNIGIGTVSDHVGASTHKHHSKSIDRVSSVKQQQRVYSNVQQGSITLELGSHAFLEPGQNRTIPLSALQDTSIIRQRIPLVKKKHGRLQHGTHQHRTKRPGSNSIPSGTSRRNGPPPHLKYTTIGDLCITCPPERTAIARKGLDGVMIEPPCLSTCNGRPISKELYELETLFGPKANFVLPHSNGPPYSFMAKVVNKQSGNTVLTCDLRYRVIVKQCKRYKPKNRDLKASCSLGNIWGSRCTFHCRGGGYLSRPNSYVECGENELWEGEEPYCVFNDVSDDYAADSDTPNAAGDCQLDIPPENGRFACDLKDNDGASNELAVPNGTACQVKCNEGYHVPAHLQPATYFECSDGQWNNTMRPFCYKPTPNPGGSSQRRRVHG, from the exons AACCGCCGCCAACACGTACAAACGCACAGCTCCGCAAACAAACCGTATGCTCCAGACGTGGAAGGGCGACCCGACACCGTCGCTAGCAACATCGGACACAGGTAGGGCCGGAACGGTACCATCGGTGAGGCGAAAAGTGCGCCCGCAACGCATACACCATCACCGTACGGGAGATGTCCGGGTCGGGCGCAACATCGGCATCGGTACGGTCAGCGATCATGTAGGCGCTAGCACTCATAAACACCATagcaaatcgatcgatcg GGTTTCATCGgtaaaacagcagcagcgtgtGTACAGTAATGTCCAGCAAGGCTCCATTACCCTAGAGTTGGGAAGTCACGCATTTCTAGAACCAGGACAGAATAGAACGATACCGTTGAGCGCCCTACAAGACACTTCG ATAATACGACAACGTATTCCCTTGGTGAAAAAGAAGCACGGTCGACTGCAGCACGGCACCCACCAGCATCGCACTAAGCGCCCCGGCTCCAACTCCATCCCCAGCGGTACGTCCCGCCGTAATGGACCACCTCCCCATCTGAAGTATACAACGATCGGCGATCTTTGCATTACCTGTCCACCGGAACGGACAGCGATCGCAAGGAAGGGTCTGGATGGTGTGATGATCGAACCACCCTGTCTGTCCACCTGCAACGGACGTCCCATTTCGAAGGAACTGTACGAACTGGAAACACTGTTCGGACCGAAGGCGAACTTTGTGCTTCCACATTCGAACGGCCCACCGTACAGCTTTATGGCGAAGGTGGTCAACAAGCAGAGTGGCAATACGGTACTTACCTGCGATCTTCGCTACAGGGTGATCGTGAAGCAGTGCAAACGGTACAAGCCGAAGAATCGTGATCTGAAAGCAAGCTGCAGTCTGGGCAACATTTGGGGCTCACGGTGTACGTTCCATTGCCGGGGCGGAGGATATCTTAGCCGCCCAAACTCGTACGTTGAGTGTGGCGAGAACGAGCTGTGGGAAGGCGAGGAACCGTACTGCGTGTTCAATG ATGTCTCCGATGACTATGCGGCCGATAGTGATACACCTAACGCTGCCGGTGATTGTCAGCTGGATATTCCACCGGAAAATGGACGCTTTGCCTGTGATCTGAAAGACAACGATGGTGCTTCCAACGAACTGGCCGTCCCCAACGGTACCGCATGTCAGGTGAAGTGTAACGAAGGATATCATGTCCCGGCACATCTTCAACCAGCTACATACTTCGAGTGCAGTGATGGTCAGTGGAACAATACGATGCGTCCTTTCTGTTACAAACCGACACCGAACCCTGGCGGAAGCAGCCAACGACGCAGAGTGCATGGATAG
- the LOC126568284 gene encoding uncharacterized protein LOC126568284 isoform X1 translates to MCHPRSYGGPDIDQTAASFASDGTANRVSSVKQQQRVYSNVQQGSITLELGSHAFLEPGQNRTIPLSALQDTSIIRQRIPLVKKKHGRLQHGTHQHRTKRPGSNSIPSGTSRRNGPPPHLKYTTIGDLCITCPPERTAIARKGLDGVMIEPPCLSTCNGRPISKELYELETLFGPKANFVLPHSNGPPYSFMAKVVNKQSGNTVLTCDLRYRVIVKQCKRYKPKNRDLKASCSLGNIWGSRCTFHCRGGGYLSRPNSYVECGENELWEGEEPYCVFNDVSDDYAADSDTPNAAGDCQLDIPPENGRFACDLKDNDGASNELAVPNGTACQVKCNEGYHVPAHLQPATYFECSDGQWNNTMRPFCYKPTPNPGGSSQRRRVHG, encoded by the exons GGTTTCATCGgtaaaacagcagcagcgtgtGTACAGTAATGTCCAGCAAGGCTCCATTACCCTAGAGTTGGGAAGTCACGCATTTCTAGAACCAGGACAGAATAGAACGATACCGTTGAGCGCCCTACAAGACACTTCG ATAATACGACAACGTATTCCCTTGGTGAAAAAGAAGCACGGTCGACTGCAGCACGGCACCCACCAGCATCGCACTAAGCGCCCCGGCTCCAACTCCATCCCCAGCGGTACGTCCCGCCGTAATGGACCACCTCCCCATCTGAAGTATACAACGATCGGCGATCTTTGCATTACCTGTCCACCGGAACGGACAGCGATCGCAAGGAAGGGTCTGGATGGTGTGATGATCGAACCACCCTGTCTGTCCACCTGCAACGGACGTCCCATTTCGAAGGAACTGTACGAACTGGAAACACTGTTCGGACCGAAGGCGAACTTTGTGCTTCCACATTCGAACGGCCCACCGTACAGCTTTATGGCGAAGGTGGTCAACAAGCAGAGTGGCAATACGGTACTTACCTGCGATCTTCGCTACAGGGTGATCGTGAAGCAGTGCAAACGGTACAAGCCGAAGAATCGTGATCTGAAAGCAAGCTGCAGTCTGGGCAACATTTGGGGCTCACGGTGTACGTTCCATTGCCGGGGCGGAGGATATCTTAGCCGCCCAAACTCGTACGTTGAGTGTGGCGAGAACGAGCTGTGGGAAGGCGAGGAACCGTACTGCGTGTTCAATG ATGTCTCCGATGACTATGCGGCCGATAGTGATACACCTAACGCTGCCGGTGATTGTCAGCTGGATATTCCACCGGAAAATGGACGCTTTGCCTGTGATCTGAAAGACAACGATGGTGCTTCCAACGAACTGGCCGTCCCCAACGGTACCGCATGTCAGGTGAAGTGTAACGAAGGATATCATGTCCCGGCACATCTTCAACCAGCTACATACTTCGAGTGCAGTGATGGTCAGTGGAACAATACGATGCGTCCTTTCTGTTACAAACCGACACCGAACCCTGGCGGAAGCAGCCAACGACGCAGAGTGCATGGATAG